In one Streptomyces marincola genomic region, the following are encoded:
- a CDS encoding GAF domain-containing sensor histidine kinase: MGHPVEPGEARVRLPQLRLDELLEELQARVDAARGTRDRVHSLLEAVLSVGRELDLEQALRRIVESAAALVDAEYAALGVIGPDGRLLTDFFTVGMSDEQIARIGPFPEGHGILGELIRHPEPLRLARLSEHPSSYGVPAHHPPMHTFLGVPIRVRDQVFGNLYMTEKRGGAEFDEEDESILSTLAVAAGVAIDNARLYEESRLRERWLRSSAEITHALMSGSEGGEVLAMIAERALETTGAALAVVAVPVAGTDALTVELAIGQEAEKHRGLVLPLDASLTGRAFSTAVPVTSPDIASDPRVSAGSPRFTGLGPAVAVPIGTGTGVRGVVLLVRTAGRSPFSDEETGPLRGFAAQAAVAMELAERRRDAQQIALFEDRDRIARDLHDLAIQRLFATGMTLQSAGRFIDHTEAKERVLRAVDDLDETIRIIRSTIFGLRLHDDDRSTGPRARIVHVVGEAAPVLGFAPGLRMEGLLDTHVPRETADHIVAVLSESLANVARHARADRVDVTLETDGSTVRLTVADNGVGIPPGGRRSGLANMAERATRLGGDLSWTTPEDGGTRLVWRVPVGTP, from the coding sequence GACATCCCGTGGAGCCGGGGGAGGCCCGGGTGCGGCTGCCGCAGTTGCGCCTGGACGAACTGCTTGAGGAGTTGCAGGCCCGCGTCGACGCGGCCCGCGGCACCAGGGACCGGGTGCACAGCCTGCTGGAGGCGGTGCTCAGCGTCGGCAGGGAACTCGATCTCGAACAGGCGCTGCGCCGGATCGTCGAATCCGCCGCCGCGCTGGTCGACGCCGAGTACGCGGCGCTCGGCGTGATAGGCCCCGACGGCAGGCTGCTGACCGACTTCTTCACGGTCGGCATGAGCGACGAGCAGATCGCCCGCATCGGCCCTTTCCCCGAGGGCCACGGCATTCTCGGGGAGCTGATCCGGCACCCCGAGCCGCTGCGCCTCGCCAGGCTGTCGGAACACCCTTCCTCCTACGGCGTCCCCGCCCACCACCCCCCGATGCACACCTTCCTCGGGGTGCCGATCCGGGTGCGCGACCAGGTGTTCGGCAACCTGTACATGACCGAGAAGCGCGGCGGCGCCGAGTTCGACGAGGAGGACGAGTCCATCCTGTCCACGCTCGCGGTGGCGGCGGGGGTGGCGATCGACAACGCCCGGCTGTACGAGGAGTCCCGGCTGCGCGAGCGCTGGCTGCGGTCCAGCGCGGAGATCACGCACGCCCTGATGTCCGGCAGCGAGGGCGGCGAGGTGCTCGCGATGATCGCCGAGCGGGCGCTGGAGACCACGGGCGCCGCGCTCGCCGTGGTCGCGGTCCCGGTGGCGGGCACCGACGCGCTCACCGTCGAACTGGCCATCGGGCAGGAGGCGGAGAAGCACCGCGGCCTCGTGCTGCCGCTCGACGCCAGCCTGACCGGCCGCGCCTTCTCCACTGCCGTGCCCGTCACCAGCCCGGACATCGCGAGCGACCCGCGGGTCTCGGCCGGCTCCCCGCGGTTCACCGGGCTCGGCCCCGCCGTGGCCGTGCCCATCGGCACCGGCACGGGCGTACGCGGTGTGGTCCTGCTGGTCAGGACGGCGGGCCGGAGCCCGTTCAGCGACGAGGAGACCGGCCCGCTGCGGGGGTTCGCCGCGCAGGCGGCCGTCGCCATGGAGCTGGCGGAACGGCGCCGTGACGCCCAGCAGATCGCCCTGTTCGAGGACCGCGACCGCATCGCCCGCGACCTGCACGACCTCGCGATCCAGCGGCTGTTCGCGACCGGCATGACGTTGCAGAGCGCGGGCCGGTTCATCGACCACACCGAGGCCAAGGAACGGGTGTTGCGGGCCGTGGACGACCTCGACGAGACCATCAGGATCATCAGGTCGACCATTTTCGGCCTGCGGCTGCACGACGACGACCGGTCCACGGGCCCGCGCGCGCGGATCGTCCACGTCGTCGGCGAGGCGGCGCCGGTCCTCGGCTTCGCGCCCGGCCTGCGCATGGAGGGGCTGCTCGACACCCACGTGCCCAGGGAGACGGCCGACCACATCGTGGCCGTCCTGTCCGAGTCCCTGGCCAACGTCGCCAGGCACGCCCGCGCCGACCGCGTCGATGTCACGCTGGAGACGGACGGCAGCACGGTGCGCCTCACCGTGGCCGACAACGGCGTGGGCATCCCGCCCGGGGGCCGGCGCAGCGGCCTCGCGAACATGGCCGAGCGCGCCACGCGGCTCGGCGGCGACCTGAGCTGGACGACCCCGGAGGACGGCGGCACCCGGCTCGTGTGGCGGGTCCCGGTCGGCACCCCCTAG
- a CDS encoding globin domain-containing protein, with amino-acid sequence MLSPESATVVRATLPVVGGALDDITERFYSTMFAEQPALLDGLFNRTNQANGEQRKALAGSVAAFARALLADPDARPDALLARIAHKHAALGVTEDQYTIVHKYLFGAIVDVLGNAVTPEVVGAWDEVYWLMAGALIAREARLYQEAGVDPRRPWRRWTVVGRREETADAASFLLRPADGGPPPPARAGQYVGVRVRLADGVRQVRQYSLSGGIGGTLRRITVKRVAGAAGTPEGEVSNALHRTAREGDELTLSAPFGDVVLDDSAAPLVLASAGIGCTPMVGMLEHLAAAGSGRRIRVLHADRSPADHALREDTGRLVGTLADARADFWYGQGAGPGAHGGRMDLGGLGLPADADVYLCGPLPFMRDVRAQLLRSGVPARRIRYEVFGPDLWLARTEN; translated from the coding sequence ATGCTCTCGCCCGAGTCCGCCACCGTCGTCCGTGCCACCCTGCCCGTCGTCGGCGGGGCACTCGACGACATCACCGAACGCTTCTACAGCACGATGTTCGCCGAACAGCCCGCCCTGCTCGACGGCTTGTTCAACCGGACCAACCAGGCGAACGGCGAACAGCGCAAGGCCCTGGCCGGCTCCGTCGCCGCCTTCGCCCGCGCGCTCCTGGCCGACCCCGACGCCCGCCCGGACGCGTTGCTCGCCAGGATCGCGCACAAGCACGCGGCCCTCGGCGTCACGGAGGACCAGTACACGATCGTGCACAAGTACCTGTTCGGCGCGATCGTGGACGTCCTCGGGAACGCCGTCACCCCCGAGGTCGTCGGCGCCTGGGACGAGGTGTACTGGCTCATGGCCGGCGCGCTCATCGCCCGCGAGGCCCGCCTCTACCAGGAGGCCGGCGTCGACCCGCGCCGCCCCTGGCGGCGATGGACCGTCGTCGGGCGCCGCGAGGAGACCGCGGACGCGGCCTCCTTCCTGCTCCGCCCCGCGGACGGCGGGCCCCCGCCGCCCGCGCGGGCCGGCCAGTACGTCGGCGTCCGCGTGCGACTGGCCGACGGCGTGCGCCAGGTGCGGCAGTACAGCCTCTCCGGGGGCATCGGCGGCACGCTGCGGCGCATCACCGTCAAGCGCGTGGCCGGCGCGGCGGGGACCCCCGAGGGCGAGGTCTCCAACGCACTGCACCGCACCGCCCGGGAGGGGGACGAGCTGACGCTGTCCGCGCCGTTCGGCGACGTGGTCCTCGACGACTCCGCGGCGCCCCTGGTGCTGGCGTCCGCCGGCATCGGCTGCACCCCGATGGTCGGCATGCTGGAGCACCTGGCCGCCGCGGGCTCCGGCCGGCGGATCCGGGTCCTGCACGCCGACCGGTCCCCGGCCGACCACGCCCTGCGCGAGGACACCGGCCGCCTCGTCGGCACCCTGGCCGACGCCCGCGCGGACTTCTGGTACGGGCAGGGCGCCGGACCCGGCGCCCACGGGGGCCGGATGGACCTCGGCGGCCTGGGGCTGCCGGCCGACGCCGACGTGTACCTGTGCGGCCCGCTGCCCTTCATGCGCGATGTCCGCGCCCAGCTCCTCAGATCGGGCGTGCCCGCCCGCCGCATCCGCTACGAGGTCTTCGGCCCCGACCTGTGGCTGGCCCGCACGGAGAACTGA
- the narI gene encoding respiratory nitrate reductase subunit gamma gives MNVSATGLLLWVAFPFACLAVFSAGHVWRYRRDQFGWTSRTSQLLEHRWLRWGSPLFHLGTFLVIAGHAVGLAVPASWTEAVGIGEHAYHTMAVWAGSLAGAAMVAGLGMLCARRLLSPRVRPGTDLGDKVLFPLLSATVLLGIGATATHNVFGGGYDYRETVSVWFRGIFTFQPQPEAMTGAPLLFQAHALSACLLFAAWPFTRLVHVWSAPVGYLVRPYLVYRRRATAARPAARGGARSGRAV, from the coding sequence ATGAACGTCTCGGCAACCGGCCTGCTGCTGTGGGTCGCCTTCCCCTTCGCCTGCCTGGCCGTGTTCTCGGCCGGCCACGTCTGGCGCTACCGGCGGGACCAGTTCGGCTGGACCTCGCGCACCAGCCAGCTGCTCGAACACCGGTGGCTGCGCTGGGGCAGCCCGCTGTTCCACCTCGGGACGTTCCTGGTGATCGCGGGCCACGCCGTGGGCCTGGCCGTGCCCGCCTCCTGGACCGAGGCGGTGGGGATCGGCGAGCACGCGTACCACACCATGGCCGTGTGGGCGGGGTCGCTGGCGGGCGCGGCCATGGTCGCCGGGCTCGGCATGCTGTGCGCCCGCCGCCTGCTGAGCCCGCGGGTGCGGCCGGGCACCGACCTCGGCGACAAGGTCCTCTTCCCGCTGCTGTCGGCCACGGTGCTGCTCGGCATCGGGGCCACCGCGACGCACAACGTGTTCGGCGGTGGCTACGACTACCGCGAGACCGTGTCGGTGTGGTTCCGGGGGATCTTCACCTTCCAGCCGCAGCCCGAGGCGATGACCGGGGCGCCGCTGCTGTTCCAGGCCCACGCCCTCAGCGCCTGCCTGCTCTTCGCGGCCTGGCCCTTCACCCGCCTCGTGCACGTGTGGAGCGCCCCGGTCGGCTACCTCGTCCGCCCGTACCTGGTCTACCGGCGCCGGGCGACCGCCGCGCGTCCCGCGGCGCGCGGCGGCGCTCGCTCCGGGCGCGCCGTGTGA
- the narJ gene encoding nitrate reductase molybdenum cofactor assembly chaperone has translation MNAAPARFSAIVRARVRAAVRRPPRLTPDQAADRALLLRLLSLLLQYPDAELAEGRPVVAAAVRALPRSPAAAELAAFTDWFTARDPQALERHYVEHFDLRRKSSLHLTYYLHGDTRRRGMALLTLARRYRAAGWEIAGGELPDHLPVVLEFAALAGPGPGEAPLRQHRRGLDLIHRALADARSPYRHLMAALLTLLPRATEADRAAVAALAAEGPPAEDVGLSPFGDGAFAPPGAAGPTGRADAPVVPPPLPPFPSFPEGHR, from the coding sequence GTGAACGCGGCGCCCGCGCGTTTCTCCGCCATCGTCCGCGCCCGGGTGCGGGCCGCGGTGCGCCGCCCGCCCCGGCTCACGCCCGATCAGGCCGCGGACCGGGCGCTGCTGCTGCGGCTGCTGTCGCTGCTGCTCCAGTACCCGGACGCGGAGCTGGCCGAGGGGCGCCCGGTCGTCGCCGCCGCCGTCCGCGCACTGCCGCGGTCGCCTGCCGCCGCGGAACTCGCCGCGTTCACCGACTGGTTCACCGCCCGGGACCCGCAGGCGCTGGAGCGGCACTACGTCGAGCACTTCGACCTGCGCCGCAAGAGCAGTCTGCACCTCACCTACTACCTGCACGGCGACACCCGCCGCCGCGGCATGGCCCTGCTCACCCTGGCCAGGCGCTACCGCGCGGCGGGCTGGGAGATCGCCGGCGGCGAACTGCCCGACCACCTGCCTGTGGTGCTGGAGTTCGCCGCCCTGGCGGGCCCGGGCCCGGGCGAGGCGCCGCTGCGCCAGCACCGGCGCGGCCTCGATCTGATCCACCGGGCCCTGGCCGACGCGCGCTCGCCCTACCGGCACCTGATGGCCGCGCTGCTGACGCTGCTGCCGCGGGCCACCGAGGCGGACCGCGCGGCGGTGGCCGCGCTGGCCGCCGAGGGGCCGCCGGCCGAGGACGTCGGCCTGTCCCCGTTCGGGGACGGGGCGTTCGCCCCGCCGGGCGCCGCGGGCCCGACCGGGCGGGCCGACGCGCCCGTCGTGCCGCCACCGCTTCCGCCGTTCCCGTCGTTCCCGGAAGGTCATCGATGA
- the narH gene encoding nitrate reductase subunit beta, whose translation MRVMAQIAMVMNLDKCIGCHTCSVTCKQTWTNRSGVEYAWFNNVETKPGVGYPRRYEDQERWRGGWALDGRGRLVLRSGGRVRRLLSLFANPGLPGIDDYYEPVTYDYDHLVGAPAGPDMPVARPRSVLTGRPAAITWGANWEDGLGGAPEHAGGDPNLRGEWAEKVRFEFEQTFLFHLPRLCEHCLNPACVSACPSGALYKRVEDGVVLVDQDRCRGWRMCVTACPYKKVYVNHATGKAEKCTFCFPRLEAGQPTVCAETCVGRLRYLGLLLYDADRVGEAAATPDEADLLDAQRDVFLDPSDPEVVAAARAAGIPEDWLDAARRSPVYALVSRFRVALPLHPEYRTLPMVWYIPPLSPVLDAVGAAGGDRDDPDHVFAAVTRLRIPLEYLAELFAAGDADVVGGVLMKLTALRSYMRGRGVGAAGDEAALRAAGLTAGDAEDLHRLLAVAGYRDRYVVPAAHKEDAAALGAVEDRCPVAPAGEPVGGKVLLGLPRVRRRAGGSRAGGRR comes from the coding sequence ATGCGTGTGATGGCGCAGATCGCCATGGTGATGAACCTGGACAAGTGCATCGGGTGCCACACGTGCTCGGTCACCTGCAAGCAGACCTGGACCAACAGGAGCGGCGTCGAGTACGCCTGGTTCAACAACGTGGAGACCAAGCCAGGGGTCGGCTACCCGCGCCGGTACGAGGACCAGGAGCGCTGGCGGGGCGGCTGGGCACTGGACGGCCGGGGCCGGCTGGTGCTGCGTTCGGGCGGCCGGGTCAGGCGGCTGCTCTCGCTGTTCGCCAACCCCGGCCTGCCGGGCATCGACGACTACTACGAGCCCGTCACGTACGACTACGACCACCTGGTCGGCGCGCCCGCGGGTCCCGACATGCCGGTGGCCCGCCCCCGGTCGGTGCTCACCGGCAGGCCGGCCGCCATCACCTGGGGCGCGAACTGGGAGGACGGCCTCGGCGGTGCGCCGGAGCACGCGGGCGGCGACCCGAACCTGAGGGGCGAGTGGGCCGAGAAGGTCAGGTTCGAGTTCGAGCAGACCTTCCTGTTCCACCTGCCCCGGCTGTGCGAGCACTGCCTCAACCCGGCCTGCGTGTCGGCGTGCCCGTCCGGCGCGCTGTACAAGCGGGTCGAGGACGGCGTCGTCCTGGTCGACCAGGACCGCTGCCGCGGCTGGCGGATGTGCGTCACGGCGTGCCCGTACAAGAAGGTGTACGTCAACCACGCCACCGGCAAGGCCGAGAAATGCACGTTCTGCTTCCCGCGCCTGGAGGCGGGGCAGCCCACGGTCTGCGCGGAGACGTGCGTCGGCCGGCTGCGCTACCTGGGCCTGCTGCTGTACGACGCCGACCGGGTGGGCGAGGCCGCCGCGACCCCGGACGAGGCGGACCTGCTGGACGCGCAGCGCGACGTCTTCCTCGACCCCTCCGACCCCGAGGTGGTCGCGGCGGCGAGGGCCGCGGGCATCCCGGAGGACTGGCTGGACGCGGCGCGCCGCTCCCCGGTGTACGCGCTGGTGTCGAGGTTCCGGGTGGCGCTGCCGCTGCACCCGGAGTACCGCACGCTGCCCATGGTCTGGTACATACCGCCGCTCTCCCCCGTCCTGGACGCGGTGGGCGCGGCGGGCGGCGACAGGGACGACCCGGACCACGTGTTCGCCGCCGTCACCCGGCTCCGCATTCCGCTGGAGTACCTGGCGGAGCTGTTCGCCGCGGGGGACGCGGACGTGGTCGGCGGCGTGCTGATGAAGCTGACCGCCCTGCGCTCGTACATGAGGGGCCGCGGTGTGGGCGCGGCCGGTGACGAGGCGGCGCTGCGGGCCGCCGGGCTGACCGCGGGGGACGCGGAGGACCTGCACCGGCTGCTCGCGGTGGCCGGGTACCGGGACCGCTATGTCGTGCCGGCCGCGCACAAGGAGGACGCCGCCGCGCTCGGCGCCGTGGAGGACCGCTGCCCGGTGGCGCCCGCCGGCGAGCCGGTCGGCGGGAAGGTGCTGCTCGGCCTCCCCCGCGTGCGCCGGCGCGCCGGGGGGAGCCGCGCGGGAGGCCGGCGGTGA
- a CDS encoding nitrate reductase subunit alpha: MEKDENARRREPRTGRDWPLAARRLLTRGTVSADGRAVFGRDDGGWEGFYRDRWAHDKVVRSTHGVNCTGSCSWLVYVKDGIITWEHQATDYPSIGADCPEYEPRGCPRGASFSWYTYSPSRVRYPYVRGELLTMWREARRRLGDPVAAWAEITDDPVRSRAYKRARGKGGLVRADWDEVTELVAAAHVHTIKRWGPDRVAGFSPIPAMSMASFAAGSRFMSLIGGTLLSFYDWYADLPVASPQVFGDQTDVPEAADWWNAEYLVMWGSNIPVTRTPDAHFLTETRYNGTKVVAVSPDYADNVKFADEWLAPHPGTDGALAMAMGHVILREFLVDRDVPYFRAYLRTYTDAPFLVTLREGPHGLVPGGFLTAADLGSEEEHAAAKTVLFDRATGEAVVPGGSLGFRWETAGQGRWNLDLAGVEPELSLLEAAEDAVEVALPRFDEGVTEGGSVMSRGVPVRRLGGRLVTTVFDLMLAQYGVRRPGLPGRWPSSYEDAAEPYTPAWQETITSVPAGQAARIAREFARNAERTEGRSMIAMGAGTNHWFHSDTTYRAFLALTTMTGCQGVNGGGWAHYVGQEKVRPLTGFQHLAFAFDWQRPTRHMAGTSYWYLNTDQWRYESFGPDELASPLGEGRFRGRAFADCVAQAVRLGWTPGHPAFDRNPLDLADEAARRGRGAAEHVVEELASGRLRFAAEDPDAPANFPRVLTVWRANLLGSSGKGNEYFLRHLLGADAAVRSAETPEGQRPADVVWHERAPEGKLDLLVSMDFRMTSTGLLSDVVLPAATWYEKDDLSSTDMHPFVHAFTPAIAPPWQARTDYDTFLAIADRFSELAAGHLGTRTDVLAVPLTHDTPDELAQPGGAVRDWRTGACAPVPGRTMPKLVVVERDYAAVAQKMRAVGPLLDTLGTTTKGVTVHPDREIEELRRRCGTVRAGAGAGRPSLATASDMCEAILALSGTTNGRLAAEGFRELERQTGSEGLVGLAAEREAERITFADTRAQPRAVMTSYEWSGSETGGRRYSPFVINVEHKKPWHTLTGRQHFFVEHDWIAELGEHLPVYRPPLNARRHHGDEHLHEAGRAEVTVRYLTPHSKWSIHSAYQDNAHMLALSRGGPVIWMSTADAEKIGVRDNEWIEAYNRNGVVAARAVVTHRMPEGTVYMYHAKDRTVDTPRTELTGRRGGIHNSLTRLLIKPTHLAGGHAQFTYAFNYYGPTGNQRDEVTVIRRRDQRVEY, from the coding sequence ATGGAGAAGGACGAGAACGCGCGGCGGCGCGAGCCGCGGACCGGGCGCGACTGGCCGCTCGCCGCCCGCCGCCTGCTGACCCGGGGCACGGTGTCCGCCGACGGCCGTGCCGTGTTCGGGCGTGACGACGGCGGATGGGAGGGGTTCTACCGGGACCGCTGGGCCCACGACAAGGTGGTGCGCTCCACGCACGGCGTCAACTGCACCGGTTCCTGCTCGTGGCTTGTCTACGTCAAGGACGGCATCATCACCTGGGAGCACCAGGCGACCGACTATCCCTCGATCGGCGCGGACTGCCCCGAGTACGAGCCGCGCGGCTGCCCGCGCGGGGCCTCGTTCTCCTGGTACACCTACTCCCCCAGCCGCGTGCGGTACCCGTACGTGCGAGGCGAGTTGCTGACGATGTGGCGCGAGGCGCGGCGCCGGCTCGGCGACCCGGTGGCGGCGTGGGCCGAGATCACGGATGACCCGGTGCGCAGCCGCGCGTACAAGCGGGCGCGCGGCAAGGGCGGCCTGGTGCGCGCGGACTGGGACGAGGTGACCGAGCTGGTGGCCGCCGCCCACGTGCACACCATCAAGCGGTGGGGGCCCGACCGCGTGGCGGGCTTCTCACCGATCCCGGCCATGTCGATGGCCTCCTTCGCGGCCGGTTCCCGCTTCATGTCGCTGATCGGCGGCACCCTGCTGTCGTTCTACGACTGGTACGCGGATCTGCCCGTCGCCTCCCCGCAGGTCTTCGGCGACCAGACGGACGTGCCCGAGGCGGCGGACTGGTGGAACGCGGAGTACCTGGTGATGTGGGGCTCCAACATCCCGGTGACCCGCACGCCCGACGCGCACTTCCTGACCGAGACCCGCTACAACGGCACGAAGGTCGTCGCGGTCAGTCCCGACTACGCGGACAACGTGAAGTTCGCCGACGAGTGGCTGGCCCCGCACCCGGGCACCGACGGGGCGCTGGCGATGGCCATGGGGCACGTGATCCTGCGGGAGTTCCTCGTCGACCGGGACGTGCCGTACTTCCGCGCGTACCTGCGGACGTACACGGACGCGCCGTTCCTTGTGACCCTGCGCGAGGGCCCGCACGGGCTGGTGCCCGGCGGCTTCCTGACCGCCGCCGACCTGGGCAGCGAGGAGGAGCACGCGGCGGCCAAGACGGTGCTGTTCGACCGGGCCACCGGCGAGGCGGTGGTGCCGGGCGGCTCGCTCGGTTTCCGGTGGGAGACGGCGGGGCAGGGCCGGTGGAACCTCGATCTCGCCGGAGTCGAACCGGAGTTGAGCCTGCTGGAGGCGGCGGAGGACGCGGTGGAGGTGGCGCTGCCGCGGTTCGACGAGGGCGTGACCGAGGGCGGCTCGGTGATGTCGCGCGGCGTGCCCGTACGGCGGCTCGGCGGCCGGCTGGTGACCACCGTCTTCGACCTGATGCTCGCCCAGTACGGGGTGCGCCGCCCCGGGCTGCCCGGCCGCTGGCCGTCCTCGTACGAGGACGCGGCCGAGCCGTACACGCCCGCCTGGCAGGAGACGATCACGTCGGTGCCGGCCGGGCAGGCCGCCCGCATCGCGCGCGAGTTCGCCCGCAACGCCGAGCGCACCGAGGGGCGTTCGATGATCGCGATGGGCGCGGGCACCAACCACTGGTTCCACTCGGACACGACCTACCGGGCGTTCCTGGCGCTGACGACCATGACCGGCTGCCAGGGGGTGAACGGCGGCGGCTGGGCCCACTACGTGGGGCAGGAGAAGGTGCGCCCGCTGACCGGCTTCCAGCATCTGGCGTTCGCCTTCGACTGGCAGCGGCCGACCCGGCACATGGCGGGCACGTCCTACTGGTACCTGAACACCGACCAGTGGCGCTACGAGTCGTTCGGCCCCGACGAGCTGGCCTCCCCGCTCGGCGAGGGCCGGTTCAGGGGCAGGGCGTTCGCGGACTGCGTCGCGCAGGCCGTGCGCCTGGGGTGGACGCCGGGCCACCCCGCGTTCGACCGCAATCCGCTCGACCTGGCGGACGAGGCGGCGCGGCGCGGGCGCGGTGCCGCCGAGCACGTCGTGGAGGAGCTGGCCTCGGGTCGCCTGCGGTTCGCCGCCGAGGACCCGGACGCCCCGGCCAACTTCCCCCGGGTGCTGACGGTGTGGCGGGCGAACCTGCTGGGTTCGTCGGGCAAGGGCAACGAGTACTTCCTGCGCCACCTGCTGGGCGCGGACGCCGCCGTCCGCTCCGCCGAGACGCCGGAGGGGCAGCGGCCCGCCGACGTGGTGTGGCACGAGCGGGCCCCGGAGGGCAAGCTCGATCTGCTGGTCTCCATGGATTTCCGGATGACGTCGACCGGCCTGCTGTCCGATGTCGTCCTGCCGGCCGCGACGTGGTACGAGAAGGACGATCTGTCCAGCACGGACATGCACCCCTTCGTGCACGCGTTCACCCCGGCCATCGCCCCGCCCTGGCAGGCGCGCACGGACTACGACACGTTCCTGGCGATCGCCGACCGGTTCAGCGAGCTGGCCGCCGGTCACCTGGGGACGCGCACCGACGTGCTCGCGGTGCCGCTGACGCACGACACCCCGGACGAACTCGCCCAGCCGGGCGGGGCCGTGCGGGACTGGAGGACCGGAGCGTGCGCGCCGGTGCCGGGGCGCACCATGCCGAAGCTGGTCGTCGTGGAGCGGGACTACGCGGCGGTCGCGCAGAAGATGCGGGCCGTCGGCCCGCTGCTCGACACCCTGGGCACCACGACCAAGGGCGTCACCGTCCACCCGGACCGGGAGATCGAGGAGCTGCGGCGCCGCTGCGGCACCGTGCGCGCGGGGGCCGGGGCCGGGCGTCCTTCCCTGGCGACCGCGAGCGACATGTGCGAGGCGATCCTCGCGCTGTCCGGGACCACCAACGGCCGCCTGGCCGCCGAGGGGTTCAGGGAGCTGGAGCGGCAGACCGGCAGCGAGGGCCTGGTGGGGCTGGCGGCGGAACGCGAGGCCGAGCGGATCACGTTCGCCGACACCCGCGCGCAGCCGCGCGCGGTGATGACGTCGTACGAGTGGTCGGGGTCGGAGACCGGGGGGCGCCGCTACTCGCCGTTCGTCATCAACGTCGAGCACAAGAAGCCCTGGCACACCCTCACCGGGCGCCAGCACTTCTTCGTCGAGCACGACTGGATCGCCGAACTCGGCGAGCATCTGCCCGTGTACCGGCCGCCGTTGAACGCGCGTCGCCACCACGGCGACGAGCACCTGCACGAGGCCGGCCGGGCCGAGGTGACCGTGCGCTACCTGACGCCGCACTCCAAGTGGTCCATCCACTCCGCGTACCAGGACAACGCCCACATGCTGGCGCTGTCCCGGGGCGGCCCGGTGATCTGGATGTCCACGGCGGACGCCGAGAAGATCGGGGTCAGGGACAACGAGTGGATCGAGGCGTACAACCGCAACGGCGTGGTGGCCGCCCGGGCGGTGGTCACCCACCGGATGCCGGAGGGCACCGTGTACATGTACCACGCCAAGGACCGCACGGTGGACACGCCGAGGACCGAACTCACCGGCAGGCGCGGCGGTATCCACAACTCGCTGACCAGGCTGCTGATCAAGCCCACGCATCTCGCGGGCGGCCATGCCCAGTTCACCTACGCCTTCAACTACTACGGCCCGACCGGCAACCAGCGGGACGAGGTCACCGTCATCCGCCGCCGCGACCAGCGAGTGGAGTACTGA
- a CDS encoding pyridoxamine 5'-phosphate oxidase family protein, whose product MAHNDGFRPIDRQECLRLLAGVPVGRIVYTRQALPAVLPVNFALDTDTSILLRTATGSDLARAVGGVVVAFEADAFDAANRSGWSVVVTGPATLVTDPAEHQRLLRTGPRSWMPSQPDSSVQFVRIEPAMVTGRELAAS is encoded by the coding sequence ATGGCGCACAACGACGGCTTCCGCCCGATCGACCGGCAGGAGTGCCTGCGGCTTCTCGCCGGGGTGCCGGTCGGTCGCATCGTGTACACGCGGCAGGCGCTGCCCGCGGTACTGCCGGTGAACTTCGCCCTGGACACCGACACGTCGATCCTGCTGCGCACCGCGACCGGGTCGGATCTCGCGCGCGCCGTCGGCGGCGTCGTGGTCGCGTTCGAGGCGGACGCGTTCGACGCCGCGAACAGATCCGGCTGGAGCGTGGTCGTCACCGGCCCGGCGACCCTGGTGACCGACCCGGCCGAACACCAGCGCCTGCTGCGGACCGGGCCCAGGTCGTGGATGCCGTCCCAGCCGGACTCCTCCGTCCAGTTCGTCAGGATCGAGCCGGCGATGGTCACCGGGCGGGAACTCGCGGCCTCCTGA